A stretch of Endozoicomonas sp. SCSIO W0465 DNA encodes these proteins:
- a CDS encoding type II toxin-antitoxin system Phd/YefM family antitoxin yields the protein METQTLSYLKQNAAKLDVEDGPLRITQHGLPVYRIYSEKEASMRDEAIALLKLANRAERDIRNGNTMSPEEALKRLRNE from the coding sequence ATGGAAACACAAACATTAAGCTACCTGAAACAGAATGCTGCCAAACTGGATGTGGAGGACGGCCCATTACGCATTACCCAGCATGGTTTACCGGTATATCGAATATATTCCGAAAAGGAAGCCTCAATGCGGGATGAGGCAATTGCCCTGCTCAAACTTGCCAATCGTGCTGAGAGAGATATTCGAAACGGGAACACCATGTCACCGGAAGAGGCTCTCAAGAGATTGCGGAATGAGTAA
- a CDS encoding type II toxin-antitoxin system RelB/DinJ family antitoxin — METRIQFRVDEETKRLAQKMAESQGRTISDACREFTEQLAEQQRKLSSHDQWLTQQVNQAFEKLDSGAADFVEHDKTKDEMAKRKAKIRNRGSH, encoded by the coding sequence ATGGAAACAAGAATACAATTTCGAGTCGATGAGGAAACAAAACGCCTGGCTCAAAAAATGGCTGAAAGTCAGGGGCGCACGATCAGTGATGCATGCCGGGAGTTTACTGAGCAACTGGCGGAACAACAGCGTAAGTTATCCTCCCACGATCAATGGCTAACCCAACAAGTCAATCAGGCATTTGAGAAACTGGACTCTGGAGCAGCGGATTTTGTTGAACACGATAAAACCAAAGACGAGATGGCTAAGCGCAAAGCAAAAATTCGCAATAGAGGCAGCCATTAA
- a CDS encoding DUF2796 domain-containing protein yields the protein MNPGHKVIVGITFCLILVTTIAITASHAKDHAIGNHVHRAYEPAAIFLDVNLRKDTLSLFLSISPEAATVITQRPLGSLARYLKAFTPLVTLPEDAQCRQSQQQFFVEPTDVLLLKSDSLSAPANPREISGYLEYECQHPENLSHFTFLGFEAMPDLKHTSVWLISDNWQSKQRLNQDHQKVQLKKQQDMTDFFVDFFTE from the coding sequence ATGAACCCTGGCCACAAAGTCATTGTCGGCATTACTTTCTGCCTCATACTGGTCACGACTATCGCGATAACGGCAAGCCATGCAAAGGACCACGCCATTGGGAATCATGTCCACCGGGCCTATGAACCCGCAGCCATTTTTCTCGATGTTAACCTGCGAAAGGATACCCTTAGCCTGTTCCTCTCCATCTCCCCGGAAGCTGCAACCGTGATCACCCAGCGACCGCTTGGTTCTCTGGCCCGGTACCTGAAAGCATTCACCCCTCTGGTGACACTTCCGGAAGATGCACAGTGTCGGCAGTCGCAACAGCAGTTTTTCGTTGAACCGACAGACGTACTGCTGCTCAAGTCTGACTCACTTTCTGCACCCGCCAACCCCAGAGAAATCAGCGGCTATCTCGAATATGAATGCCAACACCCGGAAAACCTGTCTCACTTCACATTCCTGGGGTTTGAGGCAATGCCTGACTTAAAGCACACCAGCGTTTGGCTGATCAGTGACAACTGGCAAAGTAAACAGCGACTGAACCAGGATCACCAGAAGGTTCAGCTCAAGAAACAACAGGACATGACTGACTTCTTTGTGGACTTTTTTACCGAATAA
- a CDS encoding peptide chain release factor 3, with protein sequence MLSLTREVEARRTFAIISHPDAGKTTITEKLLLLGGAIQLAGTVKGRKSGRMATSDWMKMEQERGISITTSVMQFPYHGRTVNLLDTPGHEDFSEDTYRTLTAVDSCLMVIDGAKGVEDRTIKLMEVCRLRDTPIFTFVNKMDREVRDQIEVLDEIEDILKIQCAPITWPIGMGKQFKGVYNLYTDTIHVFKPGQASVVPEDIQIKGLESEEARSLLGDLHEDLMEEIELVRGASHEFDLEAYLAGRMTPVFFGTALANFGVREMLDDFVQWAPSPMPRETNERTVVANEENFSGFVFKIQANMDPKHRDRIAFLRICSGKYTRNMKMKHVRIGKDVKIADAVTFLAGDRSHVDEAISGDIIGLHNHGTIQIGDTFTQGEMLKFMGIPHFAPELFRRVRLKDPLKLKQLQKGLQQLSEEGATQLFMPVNNNDLILGAVGVLQFDVVMRRLKDEYKVEAIYEPVNVNTARWIDCSDNKKLEEFKRKCAENLAMDGGGYLTYLAPTRVNLSLAEERYPDVTFRTTREH encoded by the coding sequence ATGTTATCACTCACCCGGGAAGTCGAAGCCAGACGCACGTTTGCTATCATCTCCCATCCCGATGCCGGTAAAACGACGATTACCGAAAAGCTCCTGTTGCTCGGTGGTGCCATTCAGCTTGCCGGTACGGTAAAAGGCCGTAAAAGCGGTCGTATGGCCACCTCTGACTGGATGAAAATGGAACAGGAGCGTGGTATCTCCATCACTACCTCGGTGATGCAGTTCCCCTATCATGGCCGTACGGTAAATCTGCTGGATACGCCCGGACACGAAGACTTCTCAGAGGATACCTACCGGACACTGACCGCCGTTGACAGTTGCCTCATGGTTATCGATGGCGCCAAGGGGGTCGAAGATCGAACCATCAAACTGATGGAAGTCTGTCGCCTGCGGGACACGCCAATATTTACCTTCGTCAATAAAATGGATCGCGAAGTCCGTGACCAGATTGAAGTGCTGGATGAAATAGAAGATATTCTGAAAATTCAGTGCGCACCCATCACCTGGCCCATCGGCATGGGTAAACAGTTCAAGGGGGTTTATAACCTCTATACCGATACCATTCATGTGTTCAAGCCCGGTCAGGCCAGTGTCGTTCCGGAAGATATTCAGATCAAAGGGCTGGAATCAGAGGAAGCCAGAAGCCTGCTGGGTGATCTCCATGAAGACTTGATGGAAGAGATTGAACTGGTGAGGGGCGCCAGCCATGAGTTTGATCTGGAAGCGTACCTTGCCGGTCGGATGACGCCGGTCTTCTTTGGTACCGCACTGGCCAACTTCGGTGTCCGGGAAATGCTGGATGACTTTGTGCAGTGGGCCCCTTCCCCCATGCCCCGTGAAACCAATGAACGCACGGTTGTCGCTAATGAAGAGAATTTCTCAGGGTTCGTCTTTAAAATTCAGGCCAATATGGACCCCAAACACCGCGACCGTATTGCCTTTCTGAGAATCTGTTCCGGCAAATACACCCGGAATATGAAAATGAAGCACGTTCGTATTGGCAAGGACGTAAAAATTGCCGATGCGGTCACTTTCCTCGCGGGTGACCGCTCCCATGTGGATGAAGCCATCTCCGGTGACATCATCGGTCTGCACAACCACGGAACTATCCAGATTGGTGACACCTTTACCCAGGGTGAAATGCTGAAATTTATGGGTATTCCCCATTTTGCACCAGAACTGTTCCGTCGTGTCCGCCTGAAAGACCCATTAAAGCTGAAGCAGTTGCAAAAAGGGCTGCAACAACTCTCAGAAGAGGGTGCCACTCAGCTATTCATGCCGGTAAACAATAATGACCTGATCCTCGGGGCTGTTGGTGTACTGCAGTTTGATGTCGTTATGCGCCGCCTGAAAGATGAATACAAGGTTGAAGCCATTTATGAACCGGTGAATGTCAACACAGCCCGCTGGATTGACTGCAGTGACAATAAAAAACTGGAAGAATTCAAACGTAAGTGCGCTGAAAACCTGGCCATGGATGGTGGTGGCTATCTGACCTATCTGGCACCCACAAGGGTTAACCTTTCCCTGGCTGAAGAGCGCTACCCGGATGTTACTTTCCGAACTACCCGGGAGCATTAA
- a CDS encoding RimK/LysX family protein: MNRAIRYLSTPPSGWRLRLAMLVFFSGLPLFASEANQLCTVDGLPVFGYLENARLVNIDQHPVQSLVDSGATTTALDARNIRMHIKRNGTRWVYYDFVHRQSSQKTPMHQPVSRVARIITHKGAPSERAVVRNTIKVGQIMRTVETSLISRSNFPQQLLIGRNFLKDTALIDSGKRYLQESCP; this comes from the coding sequence ATGAACAGGGCAATCAGATACCTTTCCACTCCGCCATCGGGTTGGCGGTTACGGCTGGCAATGTTGGTCTTCTTTTCAGGTTTGCCGCTGTTTGCCTCAGAGGCCAACCAACTCTGCACCGTGGATGGCCTTCCGGTGTTTGGCTATCTGGAAAACGCCAGACTGGTCAATATTGATCAACACCCGGTTCAATCACTGGTTGATAGCGGTGCTACCACCACCGCTCTGGATGCCCGTAACATCCGCATGCACATCAAAAGAAATGGCACTCGCTGGGTTTACTATGATTTTGTCCATCGGCAAAGCAGCCAGAAAACACCCATGCATCAGCCGGTAAGCCGGGTCGCCAGAATTATCACCCATAAAGGTGCTCCCAGTGAGCGAGCAGTGGTCCGAAACACCATAAAAGTGGGGCAGATTATGCGCACTGTAGAGACGTCCTTAATCAGTCGCAGCAATTTTCCTCAACAGTTATTAATTGGTCGCAACTTTCTCAAAGATACGGCACTCATTGATTCAGGTAAGCGATACCTGCAGGAAAGCTGCCCATGA
- a CDS encoding peptidylprolyl isomerase translates to MKIAKEKVALFHYTLKNDAGEVLDSSEGESPMAYLHGEHNIVEGLENALEGKQAGDKFAVVVEPAEGYGEYDESLVQPVPKEQFGDHPVEVGNQFHADTAIGPRIVTVVAIDDEDDQVVIDANHSLAGENLHFSIEVVEVREATREELDHGHVHEPGGHVH, encoded by the coding sequence ATGAAGATAGCCAAAGAGAAAGTGGCCCTGTTCCATTACACGCTGAAAAATGACGCGGGAGAAGTTCTCGACAGTTCTGAAGGCGAGTCTCCCATGGCTTATCTTCACGGTGAGCACAACATTGTTGAAGGCCTTGAAAATGCTCTGGAAGGGAAGCAGGCTGGAGACAAGTTTGCAGTGGTTGTTGAGCCTGCTGAAGGCTATGGTGAGTACGACGAGAGTCTGGTTCAGCCGGTACCGAAAGAGCAGTTTGGTGACCATCCTGTGGAAGTGGGGAATCAGTTCCATGCCGATACCGCTATTGGTCCACGTATTGTGACTGTGGTGGCTATTGATGACGAAGACGACCAGGTGGTGATCGACGCTAATCACTCGCTGGCGGGTGAGAATCTGCACTTCAGCATTGAAGTGGTTGAGGTTCGTGAAGCCACCCGGGAAGAGCTGGATCACGGTCATGTGCATGAACCTGGTGGACATGTTCACTGA
- a CDS encoding ABC transporter permease, with protein MVNINWLSHTLLTVQHAMKSMSYRKKNTLTMLLVLAFGFCLVFLFQGIKQQLIDTIDRYSLQSDLIISKETPAMPLVLFSLFHVGSPPAKMSLSLLGELISHPEIEYAIPYAYGETHRGITVIGTSTEGIERLNRQVASSSGNPERKHQKQISPETLPSTNHFMTAYIGVNIANDLGYKINDQITIADGSEPGSEQEYKELFTIAGILPRQNSHQDDRIYIPIDGLITARKQHAEGNTTSWSSPDDIAFIDIKLRDRMALLALEKKLTQSASKQGLAITAAIPARELELLYGYLNRASVSLIFISLVILGLCLLTLFYALTSNLQERRQEIRLYQTLGMSQKYIGIMALLEPLLIISSALCLGFVFSNMLSTYTADFFLIKWLIN; from the coding sequence ATGGTAAACATCAACTGGCTCAGTCATACATTGCTGACCGTTCAGCATGCCATGAAGAGCATGAGTTATCGAAAGAAAAATACGCTAACCATGCTGCTGGTTCTGGCCTTTGGCTTTTGTCTTGTATTTCTCTTTCAAGGTATCAAGCAACAACTTATCGACACTATTGATCGCTATTCATTGCAAAGTGACCTGATCATCAGCAAAGAAACACCGGCCATGCCATTGGTTCTGTTCTCTCTATTCCATGTGGGTTCACCACCAGCAAAAATGAGCCTGAGTCTGCTGGGTGAGTTGATCAGTCACCCGGAGATTGAATACGCCATTCCTTATGCCTATGGCGAGACTCATCGGGGGATCACCGTCATAGGTACCAGCACCGAAGGGATTGAACGACTGAATCGACAGGTAGCAAGCAGTTCAGGAAACCCGGAAAGAAAACATCAAAAGCAGATCAGCCCTGAAACATTACCGTCAACGAATCATTTCATGACGGCTTACATTGGCGTAAACATAGCCAACGACCTTGGTTATAAAATCAATGATCAGATAACCATTGCAGATGGTAGCGAACCAGGATCAGAACAAGAGTACAAAGAATTATTTACCATCGCCGGTATTTTACCCCGCCAGAACAGTCATCAGGACGATCGTATTTATATCCCGATTGACGGTTTGATAACCGCCAGAAAACAACATGCAGAAGGCAATACAACCAGTTGGTCAAGCCCTGATGATATCGCTTTTATCGATATCAAGCTGAGGGATCGCATGGCTCTGCTGGCCCTGGAAAAAAAACTGACTCAATCAGCCAGCAAACAAGGCCTGGCAATAACTGCCGCGATACCGGCCAGAGAGCTGGAACTGCTTTATGGCTACCTTAACAGGGCATCGGTCAGCCTGATTTTCATATCGCTTGTCATACTCGGGTTGTGCCTGCTGACCCTTTTTTACGCATTAACCAGTAACCTTCAGGAACGAAGACAGGAAATAAGGCTTTATCAGACCCTGGGAATGAGTCAGAAATACATTGGCATCATGGCTCTGCTTGAGCCTCTGTTAATTATTTCCAGTGCTCTTTGTCTGGGTTTTGTATTCAGCAACATGTTATCAACTTATACAGCTGATTTTTTCCTGATAAAATGGTTAATAAATTAA
- a CDS encoding phosphomannomutase CpsG (capsular polysaccharide biosynthesis protein; catalyzes the formation of D-mannose 6-phosphate from alpha-D-mannose 1-phosphate) — protein sequence MTKLPCFKAYDIRGRLPDELNDDIAYRIGRAYGEYLKPKDVVVGGDTRLTSEALKHALSEGLRDAGVNVLDIGLSGTEEIYFATFHLGIDGGVQVTASHNPIDYNGMKLVQAGAQPISGDNGLREIQQLAEENRFAEPVAKRGGYQKISVLNDYVSHILGYIQSERLKPMKLVVNAGNGAAGHVVDAIEQRFLAAGVPVEFIKVLHEPDGNFPRGIPNPLLPECRQTTADAVLKHQADMGIAWDGDFDRCFLFDEQGQFIEGYYIVGLLAEAFLAHDPQTMTGTKIIHDPRLTWNTIDQVTAAGGEPVLCKTGHAYIKQRMRQEDAIYGGEMSAHHYFRDFAYCDSGMIPWLLVAELMSKKGQPLSALVRERIAMFPSSGEINSTLSNPQAAIDRVLAYYQQDALDVDNTDGISLDMEQWRFNLRLSNTEPVIRLNVESRGDALLMQEKTADLLKLIRD from the coding sequence ATGACCAAGCTCCCCTGCTTCAAGGCATACGACATCCGTGGCCGCCTGCCGGATGAACTCAATGACGATATTGCCTATCGCATAGGCAGAGCCTATGGCGAGTACCTTAAGCCGAAGGATGTGGTTGTCGGTGGTGATACCCGCCTGACCAGTGAGGCTCTTAAACACGCGTTGTCTGAAGGCCTGCGCGATGCAGGAGTCAATGTCCTGGATATTGGCCTGTCCGGTACGGAAGAGATCTACTTTGCCACATTCCATCTGGGGATTGATGGTGGTGTTCAGGTAACGGCCAGTCACAACCCGATTGACTACAACGGCATGAAACTGGTGCAAGCCGGTGCACAACCCATCAGTGGTGATAATGGCTTGAGGGAGATTCAGCAGCTGGCAGAAGAGAACCGGTTTGCAGAGCCTGTGGCCAAGCGGGGTGGCTATCAGAAAATCTCGGTTCTGAATGATTATGTCAGCCACATTCTGGGCTATATCCAGAGTGAACGTCTCAAGCCAATGAAGCTGGTGGTCAATGCCGGTAATGGTGCCGCAGGTCATGTGGTGGATGCTATCGAGCAACGATTCCTGGCTGCTGGTGTGCCGGTCGAGTTTATCAAAGTTCTCCATGAGCCAGATGGCAACTTTCCCCGGGGTATCCCCAATCCATTACTGCCTGAATGCCGTCAAACGACGGCGGATGCCGTTCTGAAACACCAGGCCGATATGGGTATCGCCTGGGATGGCGACTTTGATCGCTGCTTTCTGTTTGATGAGCAGGGACAGTTTATCGAAGGGTATTATATCGTCGGGCTATTGGCTGAAGCATTCCTTGCCCACGACCCGCAAACGATGACCGGGACAAAAATTATCCATGACCCCAGGCTGACATGGAATACCATCGACCAGGTAACCGCAGCAGGCGGTGAGCCAGTGTTGTGCAAAACCGGTCATGCCTATATCAAGCAGCGGATGCGCCAGGAAGATGCCATTTATGGCGGCGAGATGTCTGCGCACCATTATTTCCGTGACTTTGCCTATTGTGACTCTGGTATGATTCCCTGGTTACTGGTGGCCGAGTTGATGTCCAAAAAAGGGCAGCCTCTGTCTGCACTGGTCAGAGAGCGCATCGCCATGTTCCCATCTTCCGGTGAAATTAACAGCACATTGTCAAACCCTCAGGCCGCCATAGATCGGGTACTGGCTTACTATCAGCAAGACGCTCTGGATGTCGATAACACCGATGGCATCTCTCTGGACATGGAGCAATGGCGCTTTAATCTGCGACTTTCCAACACAGAACCAGTGATTCGTCTCAATGTAGAAAGTCGTGGGGATGCATTGTTGATGCAAGAAAAAACTGCCGATTTGCTGAAGCTGATTCGCGACTGA
- a CDS encoding DNA-3-methyladenine glycosylase I, protein MSDSRCSWCHGDELYTRYHDEEWGVPCHDDRKLFEFLILEGAQAGLSWITILKRREGYRKAFHQFDVKQVARMTEQDIEKLMQDEGIIRNRLKIQSTIKNARAFIKVQEEFGSFNQYLWAFVNQQPIINHRRSMSEVPATTDISDRMSKDLKKRGFSFVGSTICYAYMQAMGLVNDHLVTCLSFKNT, encoded by the coding sequence TTGAGCGATTCACGATGCAGTTGGTGTCATGGCGATGAACTCTATACCCGATACCATGACGAAGAGTGGGGTGTTCCCTGTCATGATGACCGGAAACTCTTTGAATTCCTGATTCTGGAAGGTGCTCAGGCAGGTCTGAGCTGGATCACCATCCTGAAACGCAGGGAAGGCTACCGGAAAGCGTTTCATCAATTTGACGTTAAACAAGTCGCCAGGATGACGGAACAGGATATTGAAAAGCTGATGCAGGATGAAGGTATTATCCGCAACCGATTGAAAATCCAGAGCACCATTAAAAATGCCAGGGCATTTATCAAAGTGCAGGAGGAGTTTGGCAGCTTCAACCAGTACCTGTGGGCTTTTGTCAACCAGCAGCCCATCATCAACCACCGACGATCAATGAGTGAAGTGCCCGCCACCACTGATATTTCAGACCGGATGAGCAAAGATCTGAAAAAGCGCGGCTTCAGCTTCGTAGGCAGTACCATTTGCTACGCCTATATGCAGGCCATGGGACTGGTAAATGACCATCTGGTTACATGCCTGTCCTTTAAAAATACGTAG
- a CDS encoding type II toxin-antitoxin system RelE/ParE family toxin yields MILWEEESLNDREKIFEFLYDFNPEAAEKTDLIIEAKVENLLEQPLMGGEREGIRGRLLIIPEVSMIVSYWVDGKDIRVMRVLHQKQKFPSDPG; encoded by the coding sequence ATGATTTTATGGGAAGAAGAGTCTCTGAATGATCGGGAAAAGATCTTTGAGTTTCTTTACGATTTTAATCCAGAAGCAGCAGAAAAGACTGATCTGATCATTGAAGCGAAAGTCGAAAACTTATTAGAACAACCGCTTATGGGGGGTGAGCGTGAAGGCATCCGTGGCAGATTGCTGATCATTCCGGAAGTATCCATGATTGTTTCATACTGGGTGGATGGTAAAGATATTCGTGTAATGCGAGTTCTTCACCAGAAACAAAAATTCCCAAGTGATCCGGGTTGA
- the galU gene encoding UTP--glucose-1-phosphate uridylyltransferase GalU, with protein sequence MIKKCLFPAAGYGTRFLPATKSMPKEMMPIVSKPLIEYGVEEALQAGMSDICIVTGRGKRSLEDHFDVNYELEHQISGTDKESLLSDIRSVIDQCSFSYTRQHEMKGLGHAVLTGQTLIGDQPFGMVLADDLCINLGGPGVLAQMAQLYKQFRCSIVAVQEVPEDEVHKYGVIAGQYISEDLIRVENMVEKPAKADAPSNLAIIGRYILTPDIFDLIHDTQPGKGGEIQITDALMAQAQRGCVMAYRFKGERFDCGSIEGFIEATNYCYDHLYR encoded by the coding sequence ATGATTAAAAAATGCCTTTTTCCAGCAGCAGGCTATGGAACCCGGTTCCTGCCAGCCACCAAATCCATGCCCAAAGAGATGATGCCGATCGTCAGCAAACCGCTGATTGAGTATGGCGTTGAAGAGGCACTTCAGGCCGGGATGTCGGATATTTGCATTGTCACCGGCCGGGGCAAGCGCTCGCTGGAAGATCACTTTGATGTGAACTACGAGCTGGAACATCAGATTTCCGGTACGGATAAAGAGAGTCTGCTCTCTGATATCCGCAGTGTGATCGACCAGTGCTCCTTCTCATACACCCGTCAGCATGAGATGAAAGGGCTGGGTCATGCCGTGCTGACCGGTCAGACACTGATCGGTGACCAGCCATTTGGCATGGTGCTGGCAGATGATCTTTGTATCAATCTGGGCGGTCCCGGTGTTCTGGCCCAGATGGCACAACTCTATAAGCAGTTCCGTTGCAGTATCGTTGCGGTTCAGGAAGTACCGGAAGATGAAGTGCATAAATACGGAGTGATTGCTGGCCAGTACATCTCAGAAGACCTGATCCGGGTTGAAAATATGGTCGAAAAACCAGCCAAAGCGGATGCACCGAGTAATCTCGCCATCATTGGCCGTTATATTCTGACACCGGATATCTTTGACCTGATTCATGATACCCAGCCAGGTAAAGGGGGTGAGATTCAGATTACCGATGCCCTGATGGCCCAGGCGCAGCGTGGCTGTGTAATGGCTTACAGGTTCAAGGGTGAGCGTTTTGATTGTGGCAGTATTGAAGGTTTTATTGAGGCGACCAATTACTGTTACGACCATCTGTATCGCTAA
- a CDS encoding ATP-binding cassette domain-containing protein: MSQAVTVENLELTRGGKNCLSIPLLTVDKGERIQITGLNGSGKTSLLQLLTGLLTPDSGHIEIFGQPIGRLSGSERETFRAGQVGYIFQQPTLIPYLNPLENILLPCRLSKGRQQRLEDRKTTANYEAYRLMAALNMENPELLRQNTGMLSIGQQQRVAIARALIGSPPLILADEAASALDPPTRQTLYDMLLKTTREHEQTLICIDHTPYPGFDRCLDMSAINHSQQVARLW; encoded by the coding sequence ATGAGCCAGGCAGTGACCGTAGAAAATCTTGAATTGACCAGAGGAGGGAAAAACTGCCTGTCCATCCCACTGTTGACTGTCGATAAAGGCGAACGTATTCAGATTACCGGGTTAAATGGCTCTGGCAAGACTTCTTTATTGCAACTGCTGACAGGACTGCTCACACCGGACAGCGGCCACATTGAAATCTTTGGTCAGCCAATTGGCAGACTCTCCGGGTCCGAACGGGAAACATTTCGGGCCGGACAGGTTGGCTACATTTTCCAGCAACCAACATTGATTCCTTATCTGAACCCGTTGGAAAATATTTTACTCCCCTGTCGTTTATCTAAAGGGCGCCAGCAACGACTGGAAGACCGGAAAACCACGGCGAACTATGAGGCTTACCGGCTGATGGCTGCACTGAACATGGAGAACCCTGAGCTACTGCGCCAAAATACCGGTATGCTGAGCATTGGCCAGCAACAACGGGTAGCTATTGCCCGGGCACTGATCGGCTCGCCCCCGCTGATTCTGGCTGATGAAGCCGCATCAGCACTGGATCCGCCGACTCGCCAAACCTTGTATGACATGCTGCTGAAAACGACCAGAGAGCATGAACAAACATTGATCTGTATTGACCATACCCCATACCCGGGATTTGACCGCTGTCTTGATATGTCAGCAATCAACCACTCACAACAGGTAGCGAGGCTATGGTAA
- a CDS encoding reverse transcriptase domain-containing protein → MIDEWFAEVSRSHIKGRAEMVRYADDMVFLFGDASEAERFYKVLPKRLEKFGLELHREKSQIIPAGWIAAQRANQSGKRLSTFNFLGFTCYWGKMRKGGWRLKFTSRKDRFASKLKGLREFLWKRLSSDRVQTLKRAIRGIKGWINYHGITDNQGRVRQFILQGKRTIHRWLNRQGGKGYLSWGKLVKILKVLAYPESWKTVSMFRSHRTCVGTRVYREPDAVIPQVRF, encoded by the coding sequence GTGATAGATGAATGGTTTGCCGAGGTAAGCCGTTCTCACATCAAAGGGCGGGCGGAAATGGTGAGGTACGCTGACGATATGGTATTCCTTTTTGGGGATGCCAGTGAAGCAGAGCGCTTTTATAAAGTGTTGCCAAAACGGTTAGAGAAGTTTGGTCTGGAGTTGCATAGAGAGAAATCGCAGATAATTCCTGCAGGATGGATTGCAGCTCAGAGGGCCAATCAATCAGGTAAGCGTCTTTCGACGTTTAACTTCCTGGGGTTCACCTGTTACTGGGGTAAGATGCGAAAAGGTGGTTGGCGACTGAAGTTCACCAGCCGTAAAGATCGTTTTGCATCGAAGCTCAAAGGGTTAAGGGAGTTCCTCTGGAAGCGCCTGAGTTCTGACCGTGTGCAAACGCTGAAGAGAGCGATTCGGGGGATCAAGGGATGGATCAACTATCATGGGATCACAGACAATCAAGGACGGGTCAGGCAGTTCATTCTGCAAGGCAAACGAACGATCCACAGATGGCTTAATCGTCAGGGAGGAAAAGGATACTTGAGCTGGGGAAAGCTGGTGAAAATTCTTAAAGTGTTGGCGTATCCAGAGAGCTGGAAAACGGTGTCAATGTTCCGGTCTCACCGAACATGTGTGGGGACACGGGTCTATCGGGAGCCGGATGCGGTAATTCCGCAAGTCCGGTTCTGA